Proteins encoded together in one Lathyrus oleraceus cultivar Zhongwan6 chromosome 5, CAAS_Psat_ZW6_1.0, whole genome shotgun sequence window:
- the LOC127084217 gene encoding 5'-adenylylsulfate reductase-like 4 — protein MRLWRSEFVLAIFLCCGALSSTATATATATATAVCPTESLLDSVLGFPDSTCSLSDSLGSIRYVGVTQGDEASLQKALNMVHKNYHEYVAVLFYASWCPFSRVFRPVFSVLSSLHPSIPHFAIEESSVRPSTLSKYGVHGFPTLFILNSTMRVRYHGSRTLVSLVGFYNDVTGIRIDSLDQLSLEKIGRPSDDENLSDTEPESCPFSWARSPENLLRQETYLALATAFVVLRLLYLFSPTLLICIQYAWRRVIQNVRLWTLLEHPLVYLKRIIQSIYRLKEPCKRSNLQEGAMNAKAWASKSLATVSIGEESTSRVMHQ, from the exons ATGAGGCTTTGGAGATCGGAATTCGTCCTCGCTATCTTTCTCTGTTGTGGGGCCCTTTCCTCCACCGCCACCGCCACCGCCACCGCCACCGCCACCGCCGTTTGTCCCACCGAGTCCCTTTTGGATTCCGTTTTAGGGTTTCCAGATTCGACTTGTTCGTTATCAGACTCTCTTGGATCCATTCGTTATGTTGGTGTCACCCAG GGAGATGAGGCTTCTTTGCAGAAGGCACTGAATATGGTTCATAAGAATTATCATGAGTATGTGGCTGTGCTCTTTTATGCATCCTGGTGTCCTTTTTCACGGGTATTTAGACCGGTTTTTTCTGTTCTTTCATCCTTACATCCTTCTATACCTCATTTTGCTATTGAAGAATCATCGGTTAGACCAAG TACGTTATCCAAGTATGGTGTCCATGGTTTTCCTACATTATTCATTTTGAATTCTACTATGCGCGTTCGGTATCATGGTTCTCGGACGCTTGTATCTCTCGTAGGTTTCTACAATGATGTTACTG GAATTAGGATTGATTCACTTGACCAACTATCCCTTGAGAAAATTGGGCGTCCATCAGATGATGAGAATCTAAGCGACACTGAACCAGAAAGTTGTCCATTTTCATGGGCTAGATCTCCAGAAAATTTATTGCGACAGGAAACTTATCTGGCTTTGGCCACTGCATTTGTGGTTTTGAGATTACTCTACCTGTTTTCTCCTACCCTGCTTATATGTATTCAATATGCTTGGAGAAGGGTCATCCAAAATGTTAGATTATGGACCTTGCTGGAACATCCTTTGGTTTATTTGAAGCGAATAATACAGTCGATTTACCGTTTGAAAGAGCCGTGCAAAAGAAGTAATCTTCAGGAAGGAGCAATGAATGCTAAGGCATGGGCTTCCAAGTCCCTTGCCACAGTTTCAATTGGAGAAGAAAGCACCAGCCGCGTAATGCACCAGTAA